A region of the Ostrinia nubilalis chromosome 21, ilOstNubi1.1, whole genome shotgun sequence genome:
TTAGGTGCGTCTGACCTAATATTTACATCGATATTTTGTTTGCTATAACCTAATACTCATCTCTCCTTAGATACAACTGTGAGCGTCTTAACAACAACTTGAAGAGAGTAGAGAAGTTCAGCAACTGGAGGGAACCAGTCCCAGAAGCGTACTTCCCCAAGTTGGACAGCTTGACGTCGTCCCGAGGCTGGCCACCACGGCAGTCCAACATGACGTGGCGGGACTTGGATCGTCCTGTCGACGGCCTCAAGATCGGAGTTAGAGACATGGAGCAATGGAGAACTAACATTGAGGAGGCGATCGCTACCGGCATGGCCAGGCTTGTGAGTGCTCACTATCTTTAAGTTTAagagaaaaacattatttataataacaatcGTATAAGTAAGCTCGGAAACTCCTTACGTTAATATCATAGCAACGTTTTACATAACACTGGTTTTTCGCTTTTTGCGGATTTTTGCTGACGAAATCAACAAAATCAACAAAGTAACTTTCTCTTAAGAAATAaccaaaatattttaagaaCCATCTAACAACAAACTATCAGAATGTTGACAAAGCAACTCATGTACGAACCATTGTCAATGTCTCAGCCCAACGGCAGCACCGTGGACCTGAACATCGACCTCCTCGGCAACATGATGGAGGCCAGCATCCTGTCGCCCAACCGCGACCTGTACGGCAGCCTGCACAACAACGGGCACAGCTTCACCGCCTACATGCACGACCCCAACCACCGCTACCTTGTAAGTTAACGTATTAGACTCATACTCCTCGACAAATATGCGTGTAATGGTCTGTGGTGCCCTCCCCAGGATGTTGGGCTACCGATTTGAAGGTGATAGTTAATAGTAATAACTCATGAGCTATGACGGTACTAATCGCACCTTGTAACAAGACATGTCAGGGGTCAGGCCCCCCTGGAAAAGAACCATCATAACGGAGGGATAGCTGGTGCGAGCATCGGCCCTTCAAATTCAGGGGACCCTCGCACCTTGACCAGCAAAGTTTAAAAATCTTCCACCTTCGATAATAAACGACTCGCTTGGTGTACCTACTGGGACATCAGACAACGCATTTTTTCTTCTAAgtacttttctttattttatgacGTGAGTAGTTCTCGTATGATAAAATGGTATGGCTTAATTTCTACAGGAATCGTTCGGCGTGATGGCCGACGAAGCGACGACCATGCGCGACCCGTTCTTCTACCGCTGGCACGCGTTCATCGACGACATCTTCCAGAAGCACAAGGAATCTACCTTCGTCCGTCCTTACAGCAATTCGGAGGTACACTTTAAATTCAATTCTTTGTCTAAAAAAACAACCATCTAACTAAAATTTCAAGTCTTATTTCATTTCCATCCATCAGGTAATATTTGATCAAAAATTGTCGTCATATTCACGCAACTTCAACTGACTGAAGCTAACCTACGAGTATTTTGACTTAGATTTACTAAACCcaatttgaagaaaaatacttaattcCATCAGTTTTGCTGACTCTCATCAAGGAAAATGCAACTCTAATGTAGGATTTATTGTCTCAAAAAAGTAGCAATTTGTATATCAACAGTGCTGCAGTTaacaaaattttgaacgattatCATTCGACTAACACGATGTATCGAATCACAGTTGGGCAACCCTGGCGTGCGAGTGATGTCGGCCTCCATCGAGACGCAGGGCGGCAACCAGAACGAGCTCAGCACCTTCTGGATGAGCAGCGACGTCGACCTCTCGCGCGGGCTGGACTTCTCCAACCGGGGGCCGGTCTACGCGCGCTTCACGCATCTGAACCACAGACCCTTCCAATACGTGTGAGTTTCTGGTCAAGCCTGGGAAGATTTATTTTAGCAGAGTTACAGTCGACACAGTATCTACATGATGagattaataaagttttaaaaaatcacCCCTATAGCAACTacttaagatgccacagtgtttacatTGATATGCTGTCGTCCGTACCAAGTGTTGTGGTCCCCAATCACGTGTCGTTCTCGTTTAAactaaagacgtccactgccggacaAAGGTCTCCCTTAAGGATTAATTCAAAAGGCCAACTGCATGAGATACAAGCCTTTTCTTTTCATATAACTAAGTACGATGTCACAGGAAAAAAGACGTCGCGGGTTGATTCGGGATTTCGGGAAGCTCTTCTTCTTAAGGTTTAAGTTTGACATTATATACACGGAACAGCAAGATACAGCTACCTAATAGTAAAGTAATATTTCCAGAATCAATGTGAACAACACTGGCAACGCGAGGCGCACCACCGTCCGCATCTTCATCAGCCCGAAGGTCGACGAGCGCAACCAGCCCTGGATACTGTCCGACCAGCGCAAGATGTTCATCGAAATGGACCGATTTGTCACACCATGTAAGTAAtcaattaaattcaaaattgtataaaaagttCGAGACAGCGGGGCTACTCCCGAAAATTATTTCAGTATCTTTTGTAACGTTCGTAATCTGTTCGTAATGAATCAAAGTTACAAATAGATTAAGATACGTTAGGACTGACGGTAAATTAAGTAACTACGCGGTGAATCGTCTACGTCCAGATAGAAGCCCGCAGACAGTAATCGGCTCGattcaataaatttaaattttatgccATACCGAAACATAAGGAAAACTTATTAGCATAAGGTATTATTGTTAGACTTCATTGCATTTGTTTATGTGTCCCTTACACCCTAAGCCTAATAAACAAAGCAGTTAATAAAATCTGTCCTTCCACAGTGAACGCGGGCCAGAACCGAATCGTCCGTCAGTCCACGGAGTCCACCTTCACGATCCCGTTCGAGCAGACGTTCCGCGACCTGTCAGTACAGGGCGAGGACCCGCGGCAGGTGGACCTGGCCGCCTTCAACTTCTGCGGCTGCGGCTGGCCACAGCACATGCTCGTACCCAAGGGATCGGAGGCCGGCTCGCCTTACGTGCTCTTCGTCATGCTGTCCAACTACGAGTTCGATGCGGTTAGTATTGTACAGACGACTTCATACGCTACTATCTACTGTTAGTTCTGTTTCTCCagcatcttcatcatcattatttcagccataggacgtccactgctgaacataggcctcccccaatgctttccacgttgattgattggtagcggcctgggtccagcgcttccctgctacctttgcgatgtcgtcggtccaccttgtaggtggacgtcccacgctgcgttttccggtacgcggcctccattccagaaccatgctgccccatcggccgtcagtatTGCGtatatgtgccctgcccattgcaacttcagcttgctaatccgtcgggctatgttagCGACTCCAGAATCTTATTTAAGTACTTGTAAAAGCTGCTATTTAGATTTTAGTCTGATTTCTTTGTTATGATATGATATGACTGTACTTGTCTTGCCTATTTCTAACTGGTTGGTCTACTTCTATAATAACTAACCACAGCATAATATTACAACAAGATTACGACGGCGACGTAATATAAGTATTTCTTAGTCATACTATTTATTAGATCAGAGAATATCAAAATGATCACTGTGACATATTGTATCTTCTAatcttacttaaactttatCTCTTCATATCAAGTTAGCTACTGTAATTATTATCGTGAACTAAAGAGATAAGAGACCTTGATAAACCTCagacatttaattttgaccACTATATTTTTCCCAGGTTGAAAGGACCGACGGCAGGCAAGCCACGTGCAAGGAGGCGTCTAGCTTCTGCGGCATCCGAGACAGCCTGTATCCTGACAAGCGCGCCATGGGCTTCCCCTTCGACCGGCCCTCCAACACTGCGACGAGCATCGAGGACTTCATCCAGCCTAATATGTTCCTGCAGGACATCAACATCCGGCTGCAGAGCACACCTATTGTGCCAAACCCCAGGAACCCCACTCAGTAAATTTCCGATCAGGAATCAATCAATCGTATCTAATACTGGACCTAATTTCAATGAAATGAAGATGTTTGATCACTGGGAGTATGGATATTGAATGAGTGTATCATGCAGACAGACAGGAGGGTACATTTATAAGAATCTAAACAGGCTAGTGTGATATCAGTGGAAGAGATAATGAGAATAAGTCAAGTGTGGAAACAGCTTGACAGGATTGAGCACAACTTTGTAAATCGACATGTGATGGTGATAAGAATTATTCATTGCTCACTGTGATAACATGATTCAGTTTAGATTTTGTACAAGCATTAACTTTGATAAAGATTTGATATGATTGACTTGAATTGACACAAATGATTAATGATGactaaagataataataatattgtaaaataatctAATAAAATGAAAGGCTGATAGTATAAGTTTTAGGAATCAATAAGTACTGTAAATATTTATAGAGAAAATTAATAATGACCCATTGACTTTtaggattttaatgaaataaaaatattagatagcaataaatcttttttatttaaatcaaccttaataatacaaacaaaaaatactatAGCATATGAAACTAATCTTTAAATTATTTCTCACGATTATGAATGACAGTTTACctgaaaacaaagaaatttGTGTTAATAGGATTCTTTCCAGCCACTAAAACACTGATTAAACTATCACATCAGACCTATCATTAAATATCATGTTGTTATCAAGGTAACACATATTTGGCTCGTGTTGATTATCATCATAAGAAATATTGGTTTGTGAAGTTAACAACAATGAGTACAATGATCTTACCTTATATTGCACATCAGATCCCCAAATTtctgaaaaaagaaatagattacaattagaataaaataaaagctgtatcaaaataagtaatttgGGCAATTAGTTCAGCCCTATCATTTGATATCATGTGTTGATCATACAAACACATTTCGGCTCGTGTTATTGTCATCATAAGTCATATTATGGCCCCAAGACGAGCAGAATATAGGTATTAcgttaaaatattactttgctAGTTACAGAATGAAATCTATTAGGTATAAGTTGTATCTGAATGATATCTTACCTACTTACTCTGTTAGTGATTCTCAACTGCTACCTGGAAAAGGACAACATACAACATTTAAAACAGTAGATATATGCGCGAATTACTCATCAAGGAGCATGGAAAATCAGCCCTATCATTTGATATCACGTGTTGATCATACAAACACATTTCGGCTCGTGTTATTGTCATCACATAGTAgtcaaaatctaaaaataaattaggtagATAGTTTAATCTTGAAGACTTGAACATAAACATGCCCTTCAAATGTGTAGTCGTTTCGTAAAAAATGTGAGGATTCGGTGGCAATGTGTCCTAACCAAACAATCTTATCTTTCAGGGCAAACCGCAAAGCGGAAAAAATACTGTATTCCTTATCAATATCTTATCGATTTAGTCATGTCGATTTAACACCTAAACAAATTAATTGTGGGAAAATTTGACTAGCACGTGGGAAAATTTTGAGAGCACATggctaaataataaatctaaaattaaattagtgaatACAAAAAACTATAATTCAAACGTTTCCACATTATTAAAATTGAGAAGAATTTTAAATAATTGATGTCCTAATTACATTCTTACAAATATAAagtagaaattaaaaaaatcttacccTCTTGGCAGCATCAACGATCTCGTGCAAAATGACAGCTGTTGCCGCGATGACAGCAGCACAGCTGCCAtaattgacattgacatttaaactttttaatgtAACTTTAGGTCTAAGGAAACCGATTTTAATATGCCAGCCGCTACAAAATCGTTGGAAAAGGTCTTAtgaaaggcctatgttcagcagtttcTTCACTGTGGCTGCCCATTTAATAGCACTTATTGGTATGTGGTTTGTTGTTCAACCGCATTGGCGTATCAAGGGTTATTTTTTAGGGGGGGCCTGGCCCCTGACATCATGTCATGGGGGAAGGGGGATCATGAAATGATGCTATTAATATCattatatcatcattttttgaATCAGTAGCGGCTACTGCTACTGAGTAGCCCAACATCCTTGCAGACTATTCTGCCGTGAGCCGTGCCCATTGGCCCCTCGGTATACAAAATGGAAAACGGCGCGTAACACTAGTAGTGTTCGCGCTGCTACATCAGCGCCACCACCGGCGACGCTAGCGCCCCCTATCATAATCAAGCATGCTCCATAGAAAGAAGTCTATGGAGCCGAGAGAATTTTTGTCTATGCGAcgaccatagagaaaagtaatacataggaaatagagaaccctctctgtcaaatttttgagcctactaattgacagcctggtgttaaattcgctgtacttaacctacgtacgtaacgctcacatacacacatagtacacgcacacatacatacataaagtccacgcacacatacacacagttcacgcacacataggccctcataaccttcaaagaataataattattgtttttatgatgtacaatgtagaattttttcaaatccattattttgaaaatatttatctttatggtgtacgtattgtattattttcaaaacaatggatttggaaaaattctacattgcacatggaaatgcaaataagtaaacaaaaacttttgaatttaataattttactttatttatgaacacacataatattatacaccaaaagcgtcttttcgcaaagttttcaacaacactaaaaaagcatttgcacattgataaaactcagatcacttgtgaacataacagaaagtttcttagcgattcacgaaggaacgaacaaaactccgatgaaccagaacagcagcaggtacgaaggaatgaacttgaatttgactcgacgactcttcaatactttaataggaccacagaaaacttaaatgatggataagaaaacaagaatgcatttaaca
Encoded here:
- the LOC135082327 gene encoding phenoloxidase subunit 2-like, producing the protein MADVVKSFELLFDRPNEPLITPKGDNNALFQLTEQLLPEDYKNNGIELNDRFGDDAGERIPLQNLSQVPQFRVASQLPTDADFSLFLPRHQEMATEVIDVLMNVPENQLQELLSTCVFARTNLNPQLFNYCYSVAIMHRRDTRNVKIPSFAETFPSKFLDSQVFSQAREMAAVVPQNIPRIPIIIPRDFTASDLESEHRLAYFREDIGVNLHHWHWHLVYPFTASDRSIVAKDRRGELFFYMHQQIIARYNCERLNNNLKRVEKFSNWREPVPEAYFPKLDSLTSSRGWPPRQSNMTWRDLDRPVDGLKIGVRDMEQWRTNIEEAIATGMARLPNGSTVDLNIDLLGNMMEASILSPNRDLYGSLHNNGHSFTAYMHDPNHRYLESFGVMADEATTMRDPFFYRWHAFIDDIFQKHKESTFVRPYSNSELGNPGVRVMSASIETQGGNQNELSTFWMSSDVDLSRGLDFSNRGPVYARFTHLNHRPFQYVINVNNTGNARRTTVRIFISPKVDERNQPWILSDQRKMFIEMDRFVTPLNAGQNRIVRQSTESTFTIPFEQTFRDLSVQGEDPRQVDLAAFNFCGCGWPQHMLVPKGSEAGSPYVLFVMLSNYEFDAVERTDGRQATCKEASSFCGIRDSLYPDKRAMGFPFDRPSNTATSIEDFIQPNMFLQDINIRLQSTPIVPNPRNPTQ